TTTTGTTTAGTTGATCTTTGCCTTGTTCAGTGCAGGTTCTGAGTCAGATGCCTTATTTCAGGTTATCAGGAGGTCGCAACCACATATTTGTCTTTCCAAGGTACCCTTAATTCGTTGCATTGTGGGAGGCAACTAATTGAGTTTGTGGGTCAAAGTTGTGTGATGGTTATGACTCCATTCATCTTGCTTTCCTGATCCTTTTCATTTAAGCATAAAGTTTCTGTGTTCTCAATGTTCCATTTGGCAGTGGATCATGAAATTGCTTTGAAACTATGAATAATCTAGAGCGACTTCACCATTGATCCAGCCTTCAGTGAAATTTGATGATAGTATTCAGTTGTTCAGCTTTGCTAGCTTCCTCATGTTGGTGATCAATTGTCGTTCTTTTGTGAATCTGCAGCGGTGCTGGAGCTCACTTATTTCAATCTTGGGTAACTTACATTAATAGGTCTATAATTCTCACCCCTGAGGTACATTACCTACTCTCCAGGATATGTTGCTCTTTAATGATTTTCAGTTAGGACTTGTGACGTGATTGAGAGGCTACATGGTTGGCTTCTTGTACTTTCTTTATGTTTTAGACTTTACTAGCTGTGCGATGAAGTATAGCTTTCTCCTTCAAAATTATAGTGTCGGGGTTAGAGGCATATATTTGTTTTCGTGTGTCTGGTGGACTTAGCTTATGTCAAATGACGTCCTTTATTGTTGTAAAGCATTCTCTTTGTTCTCCCTACTCTTGACCAATGGTGTAATTTGGTTCTATTAGCggatttctccttcttcctgtTTTATGAATGCCCCAGaataaaaattatcatttaGTGATCTCGGAATCATATGACTGCAAAAGATATGTGAACCAATGTGGTAACATTTATCATTGACTTTCTTCTGGTTGTGTTTTGTGGTGGGCGTTTTCTTGTGAACATACTGGACATGTGGTTTGGtctcttttttgttcttaaGGCAACTGAAAGGGACATGAGAATACTTTTTTGTTAAACTTGAGCTCCACCTTTCGATTTTCTTCTTTGGTGATTGCTTGGTACTACCTTCAATGCTCTCCCTTGTAGTTTGTTGGATGAATTTTAGAATGATAATGCTGCATGTGCCATGAAATCTTACTCTTTTTAGTAACTGATATGTCAATTTTTATTGGGTTAGAAAACCAATGATTCAAAGCACGGGCCTCACTTATTTCAATACCTAATCTAAATTTCCACATCACACTTTAGTGATATTTCTTAGGACATCTAGTATTTTCCCTTTTGAAATAAGTGAACAGCCTTTTCCTGTATTCAATGTACAAGGACACGAAGTTGGGAGGACATGGAGTTGATAATACTAAACAGGATTTTTCGAATTTGCTCCATTTTATACTTATTCATCAATGTTTTGGGAAATTATCAGATGTTGGTTTTTTCTACATGCCAGAAGGTGAACATCTTAATGCTTCTGTTTTTGTAATTGTCCTTGTTCTACTAGATTGAGTAGTTGACGGAAAGAAAGAATTCTTGTTTGCTTTTCAAATGTGAGAATGCTTGAGGAGATTTATCTTCGGTAATTATTATGAGAGATTGTGTATTTAGAGTACTGGAATTTGTGGTTGAGTGATTTGAGTATCATACTCATACATAGGTGATTTTCTTGAAAGGCATTGCACTTTGACGATCCTAATGATCGTCAAGTAATGTTACTTCAGATGGACCAACCAAATATTTGCCAGACCCAAGTTTTGACAATGGAATTTATTGATGTAAGTTTTGACAACGGAATTTATTGATATATCGGTTAGTGCAGGGTGATCGGACTGATAAGCGGGACTCAAGTGCTTTTAATACTTGGAAAGATATCATCATTCCTGGCAATGTTGATGACAAGATGACCAGTGATGCTGTGGTTCAGCCATTGCCTTTATGGAAGAGGAAATACTTGGCAAACTATTTAGGTCGTGCTCAGAATAAGGTTGGCCGTCTTCGGCTGATAGAACTTGCAAAGCAGTTTCCAGAGAAGGTAACTCTTCTGCAATAATCCCAGCTGATGATTTATAGAATCTGGATTAGGAAATCAATGTGATGGATACCAGAGTGATTTATTGTTTGGATTCTCATGTCTTCGGTTTTCATCACTTCCCTGTAAACTCCAGAGTATGTTCACCTGATAGTTTGAACTATGGCTGCTGGACTAAGATTATCGGTTGGGTAAAACATCGTCATGATTAGGGAACTTGAAGCAGGACTCCCCCTTAGAAGACTGCTAAGGAGTTGATAATTTCAGTGGATAATTATGTTGTTTTCCGTCTTAACATTCTAGGGGTATACTATTGAGGAACAACTATAAAACATCTTTTATGAATTGGCTTGCAGTTTTTAGCTATATTACCAAGTTCCATGCGCATATGAAGTTGTACCACACAGAATAATAAACTCCATATGCAttaaagaaacaacaaaaagagcTCCATTCAAAATAGTCTGATAACCAAGAAATGCATGTATATGTTGTACTATGACTATTAATATCATAAACAGCTTGAATGTCCAGAGTTGAAGTTCAAGGGCCCAGACAAATTGGGCAGGCAAGAGTATTTTGAACACCTACGGAATGCTAAGTTCTGCCTCGCTCCACGTGGGGAGTCATCCTGGACACTTCGCTTTTATGAGGCTTTTTTTGTggtaagttctctctctctctgcacatgTCCAGTGCAAAACCCTCGCACACTCATGTTGCGTAGATACTGGTATGCAATATGTAATGTAGAGAATCTCCATGATTTGGTTAATAGGAGTGTGTCCCAGTGCTCCTGTCAGATCAAGTAGAACTGCCTTTTCAAAATGTTATCGACTACAAGAAGATATCGATCAAGTGGCCATCTTCTCGAACAGGGCCGGAGTTGTTGGAGTACTTGGAGTCGATACCAGGTTGGCATCTCACACCTTTTTTCAGGTCTCCCCCCTCATAATCAGCCATCAGTTAATATCGATTCTATTTTGTGTCAGATGAAGCCATAGAAGAGATGGTTGCCAATGGGAGGCAGGTAAGGTGCTTGTGGGTCTATGCTCCTGAGTTGAACCCGTGCTCAGCAACTAATGCAATTTTGTGGGAACTTcaaagaaaagtgagatatttCCACCAGTCTACCGAGACATTTTGGCTGCACAATAGATCATTTGTTAACAGAGACTTGATTGAGTTCTCCAAGTGGAGACCTCCCATGCCTTTACCCTGAATATTATCCTCCAAAGTTTTTATCATTTCTCACGAACCATCGATATTGTTAGCCTACGTGAATAGTAGTGATGTTTATTCATGAACCACAAATTCTTTGTGCCCCAAAATCAAATAGCCATTGCTCTATTTTCGCCTTCTCGCCATTCTGGTTACTTTCCTCAATGTTCGTGCGCCCTTGCTAATGACCTATTTGATGAAGTTAATGTTTGCTGAAATTGTGGTTGGTCCTCCTAATCGTCCTCTTAATCAACCTGCTAGAATGGGTAGATAAGAACTTAGTTTTTTTGACATGGGTATTGTCCCAAAATAAGAATGGCAGCTTTGTAAGCAAACCCTATTCTAGAATAATTAACTATGCAAAGTAAATAATATCCAGAAATACTGAAGAGTAGTGATGCGAAAGTCTGCGCAAGTGACTTATATGAACTTTGCCTACTGCATTCTCCAAATTTTGTTGACAGGATCCCCAAAATCCACTAAAAGCTAACTTTTCGATGGTAAACCCAACCCAAACTCACAGAAAGTTATCCTCTCTAGTACAATCACATCAACTGTTGACTACAAAAGCACATTTTAGTATGAGAGGATTCAACAATTTGTAGATGCAGCATTCTCCGTGTTTCAAGCCCACTAAGGACCCTAGGGCATGCTTTCGACAAGAAGATTGCAAAAACTAGGAGTTACCTCACCCCAAATGGTCAAATTTCGGACGGTCATACAGATTCCGGGGCTCGGATAGAGGTTGAGGCTCACTAGCCATCACTAGGCCGTACAGATTCCAGGGCTGGGATAGAGGGTCGAGGCTTCCTAGCCATCACTAGGCCACCCAATTCACCGAATGACTAGGTTTCGTTCCGTGCAAGGACCGAACACTACGTTCAATCGAATCGACTGTCTGGTTCTAACTTTATGAGCATTTTTGAAGAGTTGCTCAAGGCAAAGTCAATACCCGCTAAAACCACATTTGACGATATTTCCCAAGTGCCGCTAAAACCTTTGCGTTCATTATTTGCCATTATTCCAAGTACATTTCAATATCAACTCAATCTAGCTCGAACGGAAGCTCACAGAAATAACCCAACGCAATATTGGAAAGAAAACAAGGGAATGATGCTATGTATACTAAGTTAGTTTACAGAAGTAACTGAAGCAAACTCTGGGTATTCAATATGGTTTGCCTGTCTGAAACCCGACTTGCATCGTGATACCTAGTATACTTAGCATtactcgaagaagaagaagaagaagaacggcgCATGTATATAAGCTTCTAGAAAGAATGAATCGAACAAAACCTATACAGATAGAAAATGTACCCATCCGTCACCAATCCTACGGAAACTACTCCTTAATCCAAGTAAAAGCAAAACTTCTGTCACGGACCAACTCCACTCCTTCAACCCTATTCAGCAATGTGATATACCAGTGTTATAAGAGCAACTAGCCCTCATAATCTTCAATGATGGCGAAGCCAAACTGGTAACTCGTCGATGAGCATATGAACTGGGAAGAAGCACCATCTTCTAAGACTTGATTAGGCCCTTAATATCGAATTACCACTGATTGGGATTCCAAGATTTCTCTTGCCTTATGTCTTGTTTTGCTCGATCAGCTGGTCAGCTAGGAACAGCGCGTCGATGGTGACTTTCCAAGAGATCAGCAAGACTGATCTTCCCGCAATTGCCAGTGTCCAGTCTGTCAAACTTGTTGCAGATCTGCAGTATGTCTTTCTCTGATACCTTCCCCATTTCCTTAAGCTTGTATATGACATATTCGGATTTACTGCCAAACACAACAAAGACAAACTCACATTAACGCAGCTCCGTATAGGATCCAGAACAAATACAACGGAAAGGTGCCCAGAAGATGTAAGAGGATTATGATAAAAAAGGGGACTTAATCATGCAACAGTAAAGCGCAATAGGGTATGAGTAACTGGGTGGTAAACACAAAACATACTGGCTACCCGGGGAGGAATTGCCCAGACCCCCCCTGGAGCTGAGAATGCTGGATCAGGTGCATCTGCACCATTGATCATACAGGTTTCACGTGGGGCCCACATGGCCAATGGCAAAAATAGATGCAGTCCAACAATTTACTCGGACAGAATGAAACAGTGGCAACATGGAAGGTGCCTGAAAAGCTGCCGGTGCAAATCTCAATTGATGAAAATGAGAAACATCTGAATTAATGGAGTTAACAAAGTCCAAAGATTCTCCTGCGCAACTATACACCCACTTCTAGAGAGCCATGCGTGCTGAAAGTCAGATTTTCCTCTTATTCTCTTGTTGATACCTTTTGTACCTCTTCTTATCCAGTCATACAAAAGGCATCAACATTGAAGATAAAGTGACGCACTTTCAGTAAAGAACTTATGATCTCTCTCTATGATCAAATCCAACATGTTCATGAAACACAGATACTTTTTTGGGGGACTAATACTTCTATTCAATAACATACCATTGATGACTTCCTCGTCTATGAATACAAAATGCCATTAAAGGAAAGCCTAGACACACATAACTACAACCTGTCTAAAAGTAGTAATGGAAGttcaattttcataattacaaACAAACGAAGAGAAAATAGCCAGAAACTAGAATAGCTAAAATTCTAAAAGCATCAATGCATTAGTGTACGTAGAACCGATGTAAAATAAGACAAAGTGAAAACTCTGAAGTTATTCAACAGTTCAAACCATGGACAATTAGCTGTAACTATTAAAGGTAAGTCAATTGGCATAAAATACACCATGAGCATCTTATTTTGACCATCTTCAATCAGTATGTTATTAACCTGAAAAACTAATTGCTACAACTGCAAATTATTTCAGATAAACAGTAGGCActtatcaaaaagaaaagggcaaatCATCTTCCTTTGATTTGAGATACTGTTCATTTCGATTTCATATTAATTCTGCTCATGGTGGACTCATATCAGATCACTCCAAGAGAAGGGAAGGTGGGATGGAGCGAGGAGGGAAATTTAAGAAAGTCAGTGGCACTCTGTTGTAAAGATGCAAACGAGTGAACCTAACTGAAAACAAATTCTTAAACTGTATTATAGAAGAACTGAGGCATTTCTCATCATGTTTGACTTTGCATAAATCCCATGAATATAGTGCAATAACCTGCACCTTTCTTATATGACAGAATATTTCGGAATTGTTGACGTGAACTTCTAAACAGTGATCGTGATATTAACAAAGATATACAGTTTTTTCATAGAATTTCAAGCTCTGTAAAGCATGAAATAAAAAGCGATTTCCGGTAGCTAGTGCGACCAATTATCAAATAGCGTCGTTTGCTAAATAAACTTCTCCCAGAAGATATATACTCCCCACTAGACAAAACTCGACTCAGAATGTGCATTACACATGCGCACATAAACGTAGTGTCAAGAATAATTTCCACAAACTAAAACAAGGTGAGCAGGATACAATACTACAGTGACTTAACCGGAACTATAAACTATTCCCAACTGCCTTTTGAGAATGACCCTTCACGCCAGATAATGCTCAAAACCGGAAGCAGACTTATGAACATGTTTTGTTGGTGCTTAGTAAAAGAATTCATAATGTGCCATAAGGTTTTATCATGATAAAGGGAACAAAGCATACCTAACAAAGCCATTGTTGTCGATGTCGGCTGCCAGGAACTCGGCTATGGTCATATCATGACCGAGCACCCACTTTGCAATCCTCCTTTGTCGCTTATCAACTCTTGCCTCAGCCAAATAGAGAAAAGCCCGCGCAACCGCCAGTGTCGATACCAATAACCAGATGGAAGCAAAAATACGACCAGGCAATGATGTGAATGCACGGTCTCCATACCCGACTGTGGTGACAGACATCACTGAGAAGTAAAAGGAATCCAACCAGCCAAGCCTCTCAACAAAGTGCATCGCAGCCACACcaattccaatacaaataacCACAACGCCTAAGGCCAGTGCCACTTTCATCCTTATCCTCATCCTCCCCTTTTTCAAATCGATTAAATAGGATCCTCCAGAATCCTTGTTTTCCTTCCTATCCTGTGCCGCCCTCAACAAGTAACTCTCTTGCAAATCAAGAACATAACTAACCATTGCAGACAACAATATATCGATAAATCCGAACCCCACCAATACAAACATTATAGAAAACATCTTGGTTGCAGTGCTATTTGGCGTAATATCACCATACCCAATCGTGCACATAGTGACAATGCAAAAATACATAGCATCCACAACAGGGTGAGTCTCAATAGCGGCAAAGTCATCACGGTTGTACCAGTAAATAGCCACACCGAATGACAAATAAGCAACTAAAAGTATCACCGCCTGACGGACAACCGATTGAGAACTGGACCGAGGCTCCGGTGGAGCAGGTTGGCCATCAACGTCCTTCAAAACCGCCATCGCCGGCGCCGTCTTGCAGCGGTGCAGATGGGATTTCGGGCGCACGGAATTATTATCAATCAAGCGAGGCTCTTGCGGATAAAAGAGCGGTGGCGCGAGCTGGTCTTGAGAAGAGGATGGTCTGGGTGAACTCGCCGACAGAGTCAACGCATCAACGATCTGCGAAGTGTCCTCCGGAGACGGAAAAGGCCCGAAAATGAGGCGGTCCTTGAGCTCCGACGGCGTGAGGGGAATAGGGATGGAGATCTCGTCGTCCTCGGGGAGCGACGAGAGGGACGGCCGCCTCCTGCTGGGGCTAGGATACGGGAGCAGAGGCTCCTTCTCCATACTAATATACTACTATTATGACCACCCAAAATCACATCCACACTACCACGCCAATCGAATTAGGCCAAACCCACCAAACTAAAAAGGATCGAGCTTGTCACACGGCGTGCGGAAACAGGGGAAGGAGACTACGGGAAACAGAGTCCCTCCCAAGAAATAACGCCGAAAACGAAGCGGGGAACCGAAAGGAGAAACTGGGTCGATTGGTATTCTTACTCTGTCGCGAGCGAAGTTGGATTCATGTGCTTCGACAAGGAGAATGCGTGCCGAACGAAACGAAAGCGCTCAGAAGCATTGAtattatagagagagagatgatcgaGGGTAATGATGCAAGTTAAGCGCCGAATGATCGTATTGGatacgaggagagagagagagagagagagagagagagagagagatcgggcTTTTTGTCTGTTTGCTCGTAGTGACGAGAGAGAGATTCGggctttttgtttgtttgcttgtaGTGATGAGAGAGAGATTCGGGCTTTTTGTCGGTTTTGTTAGTTTCGGGGATTCATAGGACATATATTGCCCGAAGAAGAAAAGGTTGGAACACACGACTTTTTGTGGTTCGGATTTATGGGGAAACGGAAGGCACGCGCTTGTCGAGGCGCGTGTGCTCACCTTCGCTCGCGGGGCTCCGAATCCAATGGGTGGGTCTAGTCATGGCCACGAGCTAGTTTGGGCTTGGAACCGACCCGGGTCAAATTTGAAATAGGCTCGTTGATCGGGCCCGCGGTTCGGAACCAAAACCAACCCGTGGCATACAGGCCCGATTACAGTTTATTAAAATCTTGAACCGCTTTGTTCGGGCCGATTCCAAACTGTAAAAAATcgggattaaaaagaaaagaaaagagccgTTGCCGGCAACGACTCTTTTCTTTGAGTTTGTTACTAATTTCTAATACCGCTTctcatctctcatttttttcacacaaattctctcaaattccctcaattctctcaatccgttcaattctctcaaaaaatggcaactGGAAATAGAACAGGTAGCAAAGGCAAGAACTAGgtgggggaatccgattatcctcatagTCCTCGTGATTATAAAGATTGGCAACTTGATGTTGATGTAAATGATGAAATCAACATTATTCATAATATGGAGTAAGTCCAAACGCAAGAGAGTTTTCATCCTCCTATCGGTATTGAagaaatgtcaacaacaaaGAAGCCGGAGCGAGAATTTACATCGACGTATGGGGCCACTTCatgaagaaggaaagatttGATATAGCTCCAAAAATGTATGTTGTAGTTTGTAAACATTGTGGGATAAAATACAAATATATCGATGGAGTCGGATATGAAACATTTAAATGACATCTTAAGGCGAAACATCCAATCGAAGCGGGAATTGACAccaagcaacaacaaatttccgggtacgccaatcctaacactcatcctttatttcgttataatgaaaatatttataaagaagaattatgTAAAATTGTTTCTGTTGAAcatttatcatttaattttggtgaaagatttgattttaatcaatttatacaaaatgtATGTGTTCCACAAGCAAAACATGTTCCTAGAAATACACTTAAATGCATAATTAaagatctttataaaaaaggaaaaaaagatttacagaactttttttataaattttaatggacgtgtacatataggtagcgatatttaaagtgatcattggcaagttcattcttatatgggtataagATGTCATTGGATAAATGATGattgtaatattaaaaaaagagttattgcatttagagtttttgatgataggcatatggtaaataatatttatggattaattaggcaaattttagaagaatattatttgcttaataacattttttcaattgattttgataatgctgcGGCAAATACCGCTTTAATTGTTGaactagaaaagatttgtaaatcCGTtttttgtggacaattttttcacgttAGATGTGCTTGtgatgttttaaatttatgtgtacaaggtggtttaaaaaatcttaatatttttctcgacccaataaaaattgcaattcaatttttatgaaaacattcccaaaaaatgaaagaatggttaaaattttgtagagcaaatggaaaaaaaaaaaaaaagatttccaagagatgttccaaatcgttggaattctacgtacgagttgcttaatgaatcttttgtatataaaaatttattatgtgcatttatttcatataatataactcaaattaatttataccCACAAGAatgagatatttgcaaaaaaaatttagatattttaaaagtttttaatgatgcaacttatactttgtTCGGTGTTTATTATCcaactacgcatttatttttaatagaatgtattaatattattggatttttttttgaagaaaatgaaaatgatggtAAATTAAGTGacactattatagcaatgcgaacaaaatggctacattattatagcgaaattcctattatttatttagttgcttgtgttttttatccacgttgtaaattagatggtttaagtgatcatttgaatacgtattatgaatgtttatatTTAATTGACGTAATAATtgaattatataatgaattttgtagtaaatataatCTAGTTGATAGTGGATCTTATCAATCTAGTGACATACAAAGTGAGGACATATGTAAAATTAGTAGAGGGTACCAACTTCTGATGTATAggcaaaaaagcaaaagggagCAATATAAAGTAATTCCGAAATAGAGAGTTATCTAAccgtttcttttgagtttgatgaaTCTGAAGGCAGCATAGATTTCACAATATTCCACCCAATACCCAATTCTTGCTCTAATTGCAAAACAAATTTTAGCACCCTTGTTCGACAGTTGCagtgaacaagcatttagcgctggaggcaaTATTTTGGACTAACGATGTTCAAGATTAGCTTTTGattcggtggaggctcaagcttgtgttgatgattggacaaaggctctCAATATAGACAACAAGAGATAGATCGCAATAATGAAGCTGAATTCTTTGATGACAAATATATCACCGACACCGGTATCGGTCTTGGAAAATGTAGCGACGATTGAGGATGGGGTAAGTatagggttatcaaaggtaaaagaattatatgagctttgattcttctattcttAAGAAGATATAtaagcgcttaatgataattcattaagttcaagttttttcccctcctttttttccccccaaatttgattacaatttataatttgattacaatttgtatttaataattcataatttcataattcattgttttcttttatttcataattcattatttgataatttgattataattttatcacaaattcattacaatttaatttttaaattcaaaaacTGTAATCGAAACCGGAGgttccattttcgattttgaaccGGAACAGGGCAAaaaaccggcccgaaaccgccggttcaaaATTGGAATCGGAACAGCCACTTAAGGGCTCGGTTTCGGTTTCCCCTAAATTGGAACCGGAATCACTGGatcatgaaccggaaccgacggttccggcCCGAGACCATGACTAGTTAGGTCTCTTTCTCTGACTCGGACTTCGGCCCAGCTATTCGGTCGGGTCAATGGAAGCAAaccaaatgagagagaaaaaggaatctTTGAGAATCTGATCAATCTTTGGGTCAAAGTCAAAGATGAACACATGGAGGATTTTAGAATCTGATCAATCTTTGGGTCAAAGTCAAAGATGAACACATGGAGGATTTTAGAATCTGATCAATCTTTGGGTCAAAATCAAAGATGAACACATGGAGGATTTCAGATCCGTCGGCTTTTTATTTGTGAGGGATTGCAACGGCGCCAAATGTAGACCCGTTGAACGGGATGAGTTGaattgggtcataaatggtcacctattaattcatttatgatctatttatTACAATGCAAACTTTTTGATCAATACCTGATCCAATCCATATCGTAAAACGCTTTCTTATTTAATCGATATtaacaaaattgataaattattaacAATATTGTATTGCTaaaatattatggatattttttttttctttttttttttaatcaaagttCAGCAAGGGTACTCGACCGGCCCTCGCCTGCGACCATAAGCGACCAAACCCTACTCTGATCAACTGAGTTTGTCGACTATAGtaaaaaattggcaatttttttttatgcaaacaTTGTCGCGTCAAATCATGGtgtgcttttttgttttatattttgtattttgtcTTGTGTCGGTCGCAAAATGCAGCGATGACTCAATCCTATTTGTTGAAAGCAAACGTCAACGATTCGTGAGAGAAGTTC
This sequence is a window from Rhodamnia argentea isolate NSW1041297 chromosome 3, ASM2092103v1, whole genome shotgun sequence. Protein-coding genes within it:
- the LOC115757013 gene encoding probable beta-1,4-xylosyltransferase IRX10 — encoded protein: MNKPRALGPPHHHHSHTPCTRTHQIGALLVVVTTFFLTRLFDHSFAPCSTTAVIDRDSKYDSAVAPFDGVGSLAWPTRGYGTHLSLKIYVYEEDEVDGLKALLYGRDGRISPESCVKGQWGSQVKIHRLFLESRFRTRRKDEADLFFVPAYVKCVRMMGGLNDKEINQTYVKVLSQMPYFRLSGGRNHIFVFPSGAGAHLFQSWVTYINRSIILTPEGDRTDKRDSSAFNTWKDIIIPGNVDDKMTSDAVVQPLPLWKRKYLANYLGRAQNKVGRLRLIELAKQFPEKLECPELKFKGPDKLGRQEYFEHLRNAKFCLAPRGESSWTLRFYEAFFVECVPVLLSDQVELPFQNVIDYKKISIKWPSSRTGPELLEYLESIPDEAIEEMVANGRQVRCLWVYAPELNPCSATNAILWELQRKVRYFHQSTETFWLHNRSFVNRDLIEFSKWRPPMPLP
- the LOC115757014 gene encoding two-pore potassium channel 3-like, which gives rise to MEKEPLLPYPSPSRRRPSLSSLPEDDEISIPIPLTPSELKDRLIFGPFPSPEDTSQIVDALTLSASSPRPSSSQDQLAPPLFYPQEPRLIDNNSVRPKSHLHRCKTAPAMAVLKDVDGQPAPPEPRSSSQSVVRQAVILLVAYLSFGVAIYWYNRDDFAAIETHPVVDAMYFCIVTMCTIGYGDITPNSTATKMFSIMFVLVGFGFIDILLSAMVSYVLDLQESYLLRAAQDRKENKDSGGSYLIDLKKGRMRIRMKVALALGVVVICIGIGVAAMHFVERLGWLDSFYFSVMSVTTVGYGDRAFTSLPGRIFASIWLLVSTLAVARAFLYLAEARVDKRQRRIAKWVLGHDMTIAEFLAADIDNNGFVSKSEYVIYKLKEMGKVSEKDILQICNKFDRLDTGNCGKISLADLLESHHRRAVPS